A window of the Buchnera aphidicola (Tetraneura ulmi) genome harbors these coding sequences:
- a CDS encoding BolA family protein: protein MDTKKIKSILINSLSIEDIYVNGNNDYMEIIAISDIFCGMSDVKKQQMIYSPLMKYFTNKNIHSVSIETYTKKEWKKKKKKKKNKN from the coding sequence ATGGATACTAAAAAAATAAAATCAATTCTAATAAATTCTTTATCAATAGAAGATATTTATGTTAACGGAAATAATGATTATATGGAAATAATAGCAATTAGTGACATTTTTTGTGGTATGTCAGATGTAAAAAAACAACAAATGATTTATTCTCCATTAATGAAATATTTTACAAATAAGAATATTCATTCCGTATCAATAGAAACATACACAAAAAAAGAATGGAAAAAAAAAAAAAAAAAAAAAAAAAATAAAAACTAA
- the rplU gene encoding 50S ribosomal protein L21, whose amino-acid sequence MEINMYAIFVCKNKQYKANIGKTIKTEKIEKKTGEKIEFNQILMINTNNCVHIGKPYLKNCIVKGVIISQKKNKKIKIIKFKRRKHYKKQQGHRQKFTEVKITEIIKN is encoded by the coding sequence ATGGAGATAAACATGTATGCAATTTTTGTTTGTAAAAATAAACAATACAAAGCAAATATAGGAAAAACAATCAAAACAGAAAAAATAGAAAAAAAAACTGGAGAAAAAATTGAATTTAATCAAATATTGATGATAAATACAAACAATTGTGTTCATATAGGAAAGCCTTATTTAAAAAATTGTATTGTAAAAGGTGTTATAATTTCTCAAAAAAAAAATAAAAAAATAAAAATAATAAAATTTAAACGTAGAAAACATTATAAAAAACAACAAGGACATAGACAAAAATTTACTGAAGTAAAAATAACAGAAATTATTAAAAACTAA
- the rpmA gene encoding 50S ribosomal protein L27 — MAHKKAGGSSRNGRDSKSKRLGIKKFGGELVFPGNIILKQRGTKFHPGKNVGCGKDHTIFSKLEGYVKFSKKGINNKTYVEIIEKK, encoded by the coding sequence ATGGCACATAAAAAAGCTGGTGGTTCTAGTAGAAATGGAAGAGATTCAAAATCAAAAAGACTAGGAATAAAAAAATTTGGAGGAGAACTTGTGTTTCCTGGAAATATAATTCTTAAACAAAGAGGAACTAAATTTCATCCAGGAAAAAACGTAGGTTGTGGAAAAGACCATACAATATTTTCTAAATTAGAAGGATATGTAAAATTTAGTAAAAAAGGAATAAATAATAAAACATATGTTGAAATAATAGAAAAAAAGTAG
- the cgtA gene encoding Obg family GTPase CgtA produces MKFVDEVVIEVIGGNGGNGCISFRREKYIPKGGPDGGDGGDGGNIWIKTTKNINTLVDFRFKKKIFANHGENGKSKNCSGKKGADKTIFVPIGTRIINSNTDEIILDMTKKSEKILIAKGGWHGIGNTRFKSSTNRTPKKYTKGKKGESRKIKLELILLADVGTLGLPNAGKSSLIKSISAANPKVDNYPFTTLKPTLGVVKVKNQPKFVIADIPGIIKGASNGIGLGLKFLKHLERCKIILHIVDIAPNDNSKPIENIKIILKEIKKYKKKIFLKTIWLIFNKIDLVEKEKLKNKITKIFKKIKQKEKIYFISVKKKKGIKNLCINLSKFLKKDKKTKKDE; encoded by the coding sequence ATGAAATTCGTTGACGAAGTTGTTATTGAAGTAATAGGAGGAAATGGAGGAAACGGATGCATTAGTTTTAGAAGAGAAAAATATATTCCAAAAGGAGGTCCTGATGGAGGTGATGGAGGAGATGGAGGTAATATTTGGATAAAAACAACAAAAAACATAAACACATTAGTTGATTTTAGATTTAAAAAAAAAATTTTTGCAAATCATGGAGAAAATGGAAAATCTAAAAATTGTTCAGGAAAAAAAGGAGCCGATAAAACTATATTTGTTCCTATAGGAACTAGAATTATTAATTCTAATACTGATGAAATAATTTTAGATATGACGAAAAAAAGTGAAAAAATTCTAATTGCTAAAGGAGGATGGCATGGAATTGGTAATACTAGATTTAAATCATCTACCAATCGAACACCTAAAAAATATACCAAGGGAAAAAAAGGGGAATCTAGAAAAATAAAATTAGAATTAATTCTTTTAGCTGATGTTGGAACATTAGGATTACCTAATGCTGGAAAATCTTCACTGATTAAATCTATTTCAGCAGCAAATCCAAAAGTAGATAATTATCCATTTACTACTCTAAAACCAACTTTAGGAGTTGTAAAAGTAAAAAACCAACCAAAATTTGTTATAGCAGATATACCTGGAATTATTAAAGGTGCTTCAAATGGAATTGGATTAGGATTAAAATTTTTAAAACATTTAGAAAGATGTAAAATTATTTTACATATCGTGGATATAGCTCCAAATGACAATTCTAAACCAATAGAAAACATAAAAATAATATTAAAAGAAATTAAAAAATATAAAAAAAAAATATTTTTAAAAACAATATGGTTAATTTTTAATAAAATTGATTTAGTTGAAAAAGAAAAATTAAAAAATAAAATTACAAAAATTTTCAAAAAAATAAAACAAAAAGAGAAGATTTATTTTATTTCTGTAAAAAAAAAAAAGGGAATTAAAAATTTATGTATCAATTTATCAAAATTTTTAAAAAAAGATAAAAAAACAAAAAAAGATGAATAA
- the rpsI gene encoding 30S ribosomal protein S9, with protein sequence MKNKKSHYGTGRRKTSSARVFLSLGNGNIIINNKTLEKYFGRKTSCMIVKQPLNIINLLEKFDFYITVKGGGVSSQAGAIRQGITRSLIKYDNSFRVILRKSGFVTRDSREVERKKVGLRKSRKKPQFSKR encoded by the coding sequence ATGAAAAATAAAAAAAGTCATTACGGTACTGGCCGTAGGAAAACTTCTTCAGCAAGAGTTTTTCTTAGTTTAGGAAATGGAAATATTATTATTAATAATAAAACGTTAGAAAAATATTTTGGTAGAAAAACTTCTTGTATGATAGTTAAACAACCATTAAATATTATAAATTTGTTAGAAAAGTTTGATTTTTATATTACTGTTAAAGGAGGTGGGGTTTCTAGTCAAGCAGGAGCTATTAGACAAGGTATTACAAGATCGTTAATAAAATATGATAATTCTTTTAGAGTAATATTACGAAAATCAGGATTTGTTACTAGAGATTCCAGAGAAGTAGAAAGAAAAAAGGTGGGTTTACGAAAATCAAGAAAGAAACCACAATTTTCAAAAAGGTGA